One stretch of Streptomyces sp. NBC_00443 DNA includes these proteins:
- a CDS encoding MFS transporter: MSVPVSQAPPGQPKKAATAAWIGSALEYYDFFIYGSAAALIFPEVFFDESDPATATLLSLATFGVAYAARPVGALFLGHFGDRLGRKKIMVFTLILMGVSTFLIGCLPTRDQVGTLAPVLLVLCRVLQGISAAGEQASANSMTLEHAPAHRRGFFTSFTLSGTQGGQLLATLVFIPIAALPEEQLLSWGWRVPFWMSIAVAVVGYVIRRKLEETPAFEQQAAAEGVVKLPLAVLMREHWADVLRVIAGALVASVSTIFTVWALSYATSDSVGMSRSSMLWVGALANLVALAAIPLWATLSDRIGRRPVYLIGAAGSAVTMFGYLWAISTGSYPLTMLFGIVAFGVVYSAANGVWPSFYGEMFSTRVRLSGMAIGTQIGFAVAGFAVTFAAQIAGPHGDDWSAVALFTAALCVPPVVAALTARETAKVPTEQLGERAAGQAPQPAKVAA; encoded by the coding sequence GTGTCCGTCCCCGTCTCCCAAGCCCCGCCCGGGCAACCGAAGAAAGCCGCGACCGCCGCCTGGATCGGCAGCGCCCTCGAGTACTACGACTTCTTCATCTACGGCAGCGCCGCCGCGCTGATCTTCCCCGAGGTCTTCTTCGACGAGTCCGACCCGGCGACCGCGACCCTGCTGTCGCTGGCCACGTTCGGTGTGGCGTACGCGGCCCGGCCGGTCGGCGCGCTGTTCCTCGGTCACTTCGGCGACCGCCTGGGGCGTAAGAAGATCATGGTCTTCACGCTGATCCTGATGGGCGTGTCGACGTTCCTCATCGGCTGTCTGCCCACCCGCGACCAGGTCGGCACCCTCGCGCCGGTCCTGCTGGTGCTGTGCCGGGTGCTCCAGGGCATCTCGGCGGCGGGCGAGCAGGCCAGCGCCAACTCGATGACCCTGGAACACGCGCCAGCGCACCGGCGTGGCTTCTTCACCAGTTTCACGCTGAGCGGCACACAGGGCGGGCAGCTGCTTGCCACCCTGGTCTTCATCCCGATCGCCGCGCTGCCGGAGGAGCAGCTGCTGTCGTGGGGCTGGCGGGTGCCGTTCTGGATGAGCATCGCGGTGGCCGTCGTCGGCTATGTCATCCGCCGCAAGCTGGAGGAGACGCCCGCCTTCGAGCAGCAGGCCGCCGCCGAGGGCGTCGTCAAGCTGCCGCTCGCGGTGCTGATGCGGGAGCACTGGGCGGATGTGCTGCGGGTGATCGCCGGTGCGCTGGTCGCCTCGGTCAGCACGATCTTCACGGTGTGGGCGCTGTCGTACGCCACCAGCGACTCGGTCGGGATGAGCAGGTCCTCCATGCTGTGGGTGGGCGCCCTCGCCAACCTGGTCGCGCTCGCCGCGATCCCGCTGTGGGCCACGCTGTCGGACCGTATCGGCCGCCGCCCGGTGTATCTGATCGGCGCGGCGGGCAGCGCGGTGACGATGTTCGGCTACCTGTGGGCGATCTCGACCGGCTCCTACCCGCTGACCATGCTGTTCGGCATCGTCGCCTTCGGTGTGGTCTACAGCGCCGCGAACGGTGTGTGGCCCTCCTTCTACGGCGAGATGTTCTCCACCCGGGTCCGCCTGTCCGGCATGGCCATCGGCACCCAGATCGGCTTCGCGGTCGCGGGCTTCGCGGTCACCTTCGCCGCGCAGATCGCCGGCCCGCACGGCGACGACTGGTCCGCGGTGGCCCTCTTCACGGCGGCCCTGTGCGTGCCGCCGGTCGTGGCCGCGCTGACCGCCCGCGAGACCGCCAAGGTTCCGACGGAGCAGTTGGGTGAGCGGGCGGCCGGGCAGGCCCCGCAGCCGGCGAAGGTGGCGGCCTGA
- a CDS encoding glycosyltransferase, whose product MSRTLRALVYGDVDLNLIDGSAVWAQSTVQALSRAGCEARLLLKSPVRTGRLTDPLAELPRVTLVRPHEERLLPGLADRPMSPVQASQVLIRLDEEDPCDLLVLRGRRLVARVVADGVFDGRIWAYLTDIPQSAAEMTEAARAELGRIAEASQRLLCQTEELRCFLETWVPEAYGKCVLSPPAVPEPDVPMPGRDTPHDPLRLVYTGKFAPRWNTLPMTRLPELLARRGVPAELHTVGDKIHDDPGHPGFQAEMARALTGTPGVLHHGGQPREEAMRIAADCDVGLGWRDPVLDSSLELSTKVLEFGALGLPVVLNRTPAHEALLGTDYPLFVSGRAGLDDAAEAVARVAREPEARRLAADRCREAARHHTLDGAADRWRAHLDRAFPAPPPAVTTRQRPLHVGVAGHDLKFLTRLLDHFRSLPGLEVRVDAWPALSRHDPDASRELADWADVVIVEWCGPAAVWYSRHKRRGSRLVVRLHRFELDAGWPRQVDIDAVDRVVCVSPYYARRTREHTGWPASKVVVVPNWVDTDQLDRPKAPGAHHRLGMIGIAPSRKRLDLGLDVLEALRARDRRWHLSVKSKPPWEYWWIWNKPEEREHYDAVLRRMQTSPLLEGAVVFDAFGPDVAGWLRRVGHVLSTSDDESFHLAPAEGMASGAVPSLLPWPGADEIYDRRWIHDNPEAMAEAIASLGEEGWRSAGELARTQVREGFSLERVAETWTELLSAPLGAQ is encoded by the coding sequence ATGAGCCGTACGCTGCGGGCGCTCGTCTACGGCGACGTCGACCTCAACCTCATCGACGGCTCCGCCGTGTGGGCCCAGTCGACGGTGCAGGCGCTGTCCCGGGCGGGCTGCGAGGCCCGGCTGCTCCTCAAGTCGCCCGTCCGCACGGGCCGGTTGACCGATCCGCTGGCCGAGCTGCCCCGGGTCACCCTGGTGCGTCCGCACGAGGAGAGGCTGCTGCCGGGCCTGGCCGACCGGCCCATGTCGCCCGTGCAGGCCTCGCAGGTGCTCATCCGGCTCGACGAGGAGGACCCCTGCGACCTGCTGGTGCTGCGCGGCCGGCGGCTGGTCGCACGGGTCGTGGCCGACGGCGTGTTCGACGGCCGGATCTGGGCCTATCTCACCGACATTCCGCAGTCCGCCGCCGAGATGACCGAGGCGGCCCGCGCGGAACTCGGCCGTATCGCCGAGGCATCGCAGCGGCTCCTGTGCCAGACCGAGGAGCTGCGCTGCTTCCTGGAGACCTGGGTGCCCGAGGCGTACGGCAAGTGTGTGCTGAGCCCGCCCGCCGTGCCCGAGCCGGACGTCCCGATGCCCGGGAGGGACACCCCGCACGATCCCCTGCGGCTCGTCTACACCGGCAAGTTCGCGCCCCGCTGGAACACCCTGCCCATGACCCGGCTGCCGGAACTGCTCGCCCGGCGAGGCGTCCCCGCCGAACTGCACACCGTCGGCGACAAGATCCACGACGACCCGGGACACCCCGGCTTCCAGGCCGAGATGGCGCGTGCGCTGACCGGCACCCCCGGCGTCCTCCACCACGGCGGACAGCCCCGCGAGGAGGCCATGCGCATCGCCGCGGACTGCGACGTGGGCCTCGGCTGGCGGGACCCAGTGCTCGACTCCAGCCTCGAACTGTCCACCAAGGTCCTGGAGTTCGGTGCCCTCGGCCTGCCTGTGGTCCTCAACCGCACCCCGGCGCACGAGGCGCTGCTCGGCACCGACTATCCGCTGTTCGTGTCCGGCCGCGCCGGACTCGACGACGCCGCCGAAGCCGTCGCGAGGGTCGCGCGCGAGCCGGAAGCCCGGCGCCTGGCGGCCGACCGCTGCCGCGAGGCCGCCCGCCACCACACCCTGGACGGCGCGGCCGACCGCTGGCGGGCCCACCTCGACCGCGCCTTCCCCGCCCCGCCTCCCGCGGTGACGACCCGCCAACGGCCCTTGCACGTCGGAGTCGCCGGGCACGACCTGAAGTTCCTCACCCGGCTGCTCGACCACTTCCGCTCACTGCCCGGCCTGGAGGTACGGGTGGACGCCTGGCCCGCACTGTCCCGCCATGACCCGGACGCCAGCCGTGAACTCGCCGACTGGGCGGACGTGGTGATCGTCGAGTGGTGCGGCCCGGCGGCCGTCTGGTACAGCCGCCACAAGCGGCGCGGCAGCCGGCTCGTCGTACGGCTGCACCGCTTCGAGCTGGACGCCGGATGGCCCCGGCAGGTCGACATCGACGCCGTCGACCGGGTGGTGTGCGTCAGCCCGTACTACGCCCGCCGCACCCGCGAGCACACGGGCTGGCCCGCCTCCAAGGTCGTCGTCGTCCCCAACTGGGTGGACACCGACCAGCTCGACCGTCCCAAGGCACCGGGCGCCCACCACCGCCTCGGCATGATCGGCATCGCACCCAGCCGCAAGCGCCTCGACCTCGGCCTCGACGTACTGGAGGCGCTGCGCGCCCGCGACCGGCGCTGGCATCTGTCGGTCAAGTCCAAGCCGCCCTGGGAGTACTGGTGGATCTGGAACAAGCCCGAGGAACGTGAGCACTACGACGCCGTACTGCGCCGTATGCAGACCTCGCCGCTCCTGGAGGGCGCCGTCGTCTTCGACGCGTTCGGCCCTGATGTGGCGGGCTGGCTGCGGCGGGTCGGACATGTGCTGTCCACCAGCGACGACGAGAGCTTCCACCTGGCGCCCGCCGAGGGGATGGCCTCCGGCGCCGTACCGTCGCTGCTGCCGTGGCCCGGCGCGGACGAGATCTACGACCGGCGGTGGATCCACGACAACCCCGAGGCCATGGCGGAGGCGATCGCCTCGCTCGGGGAGGAGGGCTGGCGGTCCGCGGGCGAGCTGGCTCGCACGCAGGTGCGGGAGGGCTTCTCCCTGGAGCGGGTCGCCGAGACCTGGACGGAGCTGCTGAGTGCTCCGCTGGGGGCGCAGTGA
- a CDS encoding class I SAM-dependent methyltransferase, whose protein sequence is MADDTRTHDDTRTHDDTRTHDDTRTHGGTRPHDDMRTYWDARHTDHDELASGGHIGLDRSGNEIFYAQRLGTLLTLVGDLSSPAAPLFVLDAGCGKGYFARALARCGHRVDAFDTSPTAVEHARAEGGGPRYAVAALDEWRSPWPYDIVVCVDVLFHVLDDQAWAAGLRNMASLIRVAGRLIVTEEDTADRTTRGDYIVHRPTAAYRAELEPLGLRHTLFRPYGFRENRVGFHVFTRTR, encoded by the coding sequence ATGGCTGACGACACGCGCACGCACGACGACACGCGCACGCACGACGACACGCGCACGCACGACGACACGCGCACGCACGGCGGAACACGTCCGCACGACGACATGCGGACGTACTGGGACGCCCGGCACACCGACCACGACGAACTCGCCTCCGGCGGACACATCGGACTGGACCGTTCGGGCAACGAGATCTTCTACGCCCAACGGCTCGGCACCCTGCTCACCCTCGTCGGTGACCTCTCCAGCCCCGCCGCCCCGCTCTTCGTGCTCGACGCCGGCTGCGGCAAGGGGTACTTCGCCCGTGCCCTGGCCCGCTGCGGCCATCGGGTGGACGCCTTCGACACGAGCCCGACCGCGGTGGAGCACGCCCGCGCCGAGGGCGGCGGCCCGCGTTACGCCGTCGCCGCGCTCGACGAGTGGCGCAGTCCGTGGCCGTACGACATCGTTGTCTGCGTGGACGTCCTGTTCCATGTACTGGACGACCAGGCGTGGGCGGCCGGTCTGCGCAACATGGCCTCCCTCATCCGCGTTGCCGGCCGCCTGATCGTCACCGAAGAGGACACCGCCGATCGCACGACCCGCGGCGACTACATCGTGCACCGCCCGACCGCCGCCTACCGCGCCGAACTCGAGCCGCTCGGCCTGCGGCACACCCTCTTCAGGCCGTACGGCTTCCGGGAGAACCGGGTCGGCTTCCACGTCTTCACGAGGACCCGCTGA
- the wecB gene encoding non-hydrolyzing UDP-N-acetylglucosamine 2-epimerase, with amino-acid sequence MNGCVLHVVGTRPNFVKAAPVVAALGAAGCDQVLVHTGQHYDERMSDIFFRQLGLPEPDTDLGVGSGSHARQIADLLVALEAELTARSPALVTVYGDVNSTLAAALVASRLGVPVAHVEAGLRSFDMAMPEETNRRLVDQLAELLFVTSPEAVGHLAREGIAAERVHFVGNPMIDTLLTHLDHFDPTTARTAHRLPERYGVVTLHRPANVDDPEAAAAAARVLSEAARHLDLVVPLHPRGRAALSAAGLADAPGIHLLDPLGYVEFMSLVRGAAAVITDSGGVQEETTVLGVPCLTLRTTTERPVTVTHGTNRLVTHGELVPALRKVLDGGGAAASEGPPLWDGRAGTRIARVLTAWLERHG; translated from the coding sequence TTGAACGGCTGCGTACTCCACGTCGTCGGCACCCGGCCGAACTTCGTCAAGGCCGCGCCGGTCGTCGCCGCTCTCGGCGCGGCGGGCTGCGACCAAGTGCTCGTGCACACCGGCCAGCACTACGACGAGCGGATGTCGGACATCTTCTTCCGGCAACTCGGCCTGCCCGAACCCGACACCGACCTCGGCGTCGGCTCCGGCAGCCACGCCCGCCAGATCGCCGACCTGCTGGTGGCCCTGGAGGCCGAACTGACCGCCCGCTCACCCGCGCTCGTCACGGTGTACGGCGACGTGAACTCGACGCTGGCCGCCGCGCTCGTCGCGTCCCGCCTGGGCGTCCCGGTGGCGCACGTCGAGGCCGGGCTGCGCAGCTTCGACATGGCGATGCCGGAGGAGACCAACCGGCGGCTGGTCGACCAGTTGGCGGAGCTGTTGTTCGTGACGAGCCCCGAAGCCGTCGGCCACCTCGCCCGCGAGGGGATCGCCGCCGAGCGCGTGCACTTCGTCGGCAACCCGATGATCGACACCCTGCTCACCCATCTGGACCATTTCGACCCGACGACCGCCCGAACGGCCCATCGGCTGCCCGAGCGCTACGGCGTCGTCACCCTGCACCGGCCCGCCAACGTCGACGACCCGGAGGCCGCCGCTGCCGCCGCCCGCGTCCTGTCGGAGGCCGCCCGCCACCTGGACCTCGTCGTACCGCTGCACCCGCGTGGCCGGGCGGCACTGAGTGCGGCGGGCCTCGCGGACGCACCGGGCATCCACCTCCTCGACCCGCTCGGCTACGTCGAGTTCATGAGCCTCGTGCGGGGAGCCGCCGCGGTGATCACCGACTCGGGCGGGGTGCAGGAGGAGACGACCGTCCTGGGCGTCCCCTGCCTGACCCTGCGCACGACGACCGAACGCCCCGTCACCGTCACCCACGGCACCAACCGCCTCGTCACGCACGGGGAGTTGGTGCCCGCGCTGCGCAAGGTGCTGGACGGCGGGGGAGCGGCGGCGAGTGAGGGGCCACCGCTCTGGGACGGCCGGGCGGGCACCCGCATCGCCCGTGTCCTCACGGCGTGGCTGGAGCGCCATGGCTGA
- a CDS encoding glycosyltransferase family 4 protein yields MSRNIRYVPRALSLAASVALGELRQDPARAALLAVRLVPGRARRGLRPFERRLAGRALAAGPAAAPAAVRVPAPTGRSFSPVPGRVLHLVTNGLPFRHAGYTVRTQKLAEAQLSAGLDPHVVTRIGFPVTQGMLDARPSQCVNGVPQHRLLPLRLPYGQAALLARNAELAARLVERLRPAVLHAASDHGNGRVALALRETYGLPVVYEVRGFLEETWLTQAPGRSRDDETYRTRRALETTCMREADLVLTLGEAMKAEIVDRGVPEERVLIAPNAVDDDFLAPPPDGAPVRARLGIAPDEFVVGTVSSLTPLEGIGTLLHAGEELIRRGVPLRLLIVGDGPERPALEQLAARLGLADGAVLFTGRVPHAQVREFHAVLDVFAVPRTDERVCHLVTPLKPVEAMASGVPVAASDVTALRELVEPEVNGRLIKPESPYSWADEIEILLYSRKRRTEWGAAARATVARDRTWKQVAATTREAYRALGSLDAKP; encoded by the coding sequence ATGTCTCGGAATATTCGTTATGTACCCCGGGCCCTCAGTCTGGCCGCCTCCGTGGCGCTCGGCGAGCTGCGCCAGGACCCGGCGCGGGCGGCGCTGCTTGCCGTGCGGCTGGTGCCGGGACGTGCGCGGCGCGGGTTGCGGCCGTTCGAACGGCGGTTGGCCGGGCGTGCTCTGGCCGCCGGGCCGGCCGCGGCGCCCGCGGCCGTGCGGGTGCCCGCGCCCACTGGGCGGTCGTTCTCTCCCGTGCCGGGCCGGGTGCTCCATCTGGTCACCAACGGGCTGCCGTTCCGGCACGCCGGCTACACCGTGCGCACGCAGAAGCTCGCCGAGGCCCAGCTGTCGGCCGGCCTCGACCCGCATGTCGTGACCCGGATCGGCTTCCCGGTGACCCAGGGGATGCTGGACGCCCGCCCGTCACAGTGCGTGAACGGCGTCCCGCAGCACCGGCTGCTGCCGCTGCGGCTGCCGTACGGGCAGGCCGCGCTGCTGGCCCGCAACGCCGAGCTGGCCGCCCGGCTGGTGGAGCGGCTGCGGCCCGCGGTGCTGCATGCCGCGTCGGACCACGGCAACGGGCGCGTGGCGCTCGCCCTGCGGGAGACGTACGGGCTGCCGGTGGTCTACGAGGTGCGGGGGTTCCTGGAGGAGACGTGGCTGACGCAGGCGCCGGGCCGCAGCCGGGACGACGAGACGTACCGGACGCGACGCGCCCTGGAGACGACCTGCATGCGCGAGGCCGACCTGGTGCTGACGCTGGGTGAGGCGATGAAGGCCGAGATCGTGGACCGCGGAGTGCCCGAGGAGCGGGTCCTGATCGCACCCAACGCCGTCGACGACGACTTCCTGGCCCCACCGCCGGACGGGGCACCCGTGCGCGCCCGGCTCGGCATCGCGCCGGACGAGTTCGTCGTGGGCACGGTCAGCAGCCTCACCCCGCTCGAGGGCATCGGCACATTGCTCCATGCGGGTGAAGAGCTGATCCGGCGTGGAGTCCCGCTGCGGCTGTTGATCGTCGGCGACGGGCCGGAGCGCCCCGCGCTGGAGCAACTGGCCGCCCGGCTGGGCCTCGCCGACGGAGCCGTTCTGTTCACCGGCCGGGTGCCGCACGCCCAAGTGCGGGAATTCCACGCGGTGTTGGATGTGTTCGCGGTGCCGCGCACCGACGAGCGCGTCTGCCATCTGGTGACTCCGCTCAAGCCGGTCGAGGCGATGGCGAGCGGTGTTCCGGTGGCCGCGAGCGACGTCACCGCACTGCGAGAACTGGTCGAACCGGAGGTGAACGGAAGGCTAATCAAGCCTGAATCACCATATTCCTGGGCTGATGAGATCGAAATACTCCTTTACAGTCGAAAACGGCGCACTGAGTGGGGAGCAGCCGCCCGCGCGACGGTCGCGCGTGACCGCACCTGGAAGCAGGTCGCCGCCACAACCCGTGAGGCGTACCGCGCTCTAGGCAGCCTTGATGCGAAGCCTTGA
- a CDS encoding nucleotide sugar dehydrogenase — translation MQVEQTGPLGEESEPLGEAERPDHVDLAVIGLGYVGLPLAREAASVGLRVVGLDRDLRVVEALNTGHSHVDDVSDEDVRRMRAAGFSAFTDEECLARAQNVVICVPTPLGKDGGPDLAAVTSAVRTVAGRLRPGQLIVLESTTYPGTTEEVVRPLLEESGLRVGVDVALAFSPERIDPGNTAHGLRTTPKVVGGCTPSCAARAVAFYGKLVDTVVQAKGTREAEMAKLLENTYRHVNIALVNELAVISHELHVDLWDAIRCAGTKPFGFQAFRPSPGVGGHCIPIDPNYLSYKVRSSLGYEFRFVELAQEINRRMPEYVVRRAQDLLNTAGRPLHGSRVLLLGVTYKPDVADQRESPALPVARLLRERQAEVWFHDPHVRVWSVDGASVPRVDDVMAAVREHDLTILLQDHSAYDLPALGDTARMLFDTRGRIFRPDVEVL, via the coding sequence ATGCAGGTCGAACAGACCGGACCGCTCGGGGAAGAGAGCGAACCGCTCGGGGAAGCAGAACGGCCCGATCACGTGGATCTGGCGGTGATCGGGCTCGGCTACGTCGGACTGCCGCTTGCGCGTGAGGCGGCGTCGGTCGGACTGAGAGTCGTCGGGCTGGACCGCGACCTCCGGGTCGTGGAAGCGCTCAACACCGGGCACTCCCATGTCGACGACGTCTCCGACGAGGACGTCCGCCGGATGCGAGCGGCCGGGTTCAGCGCGTTCACGGACGAGGAATGTCTGGCCCGTGCGCAGAACGTGGTGATCTGTGTGCCGACGCCGCTCGGCAAGGACGGTGGGCCCGACCTGGCCGCGGTCACCTCCGCCGTGCGGACGGTGGCGGGCCGGCTGCGGCCCGGACAGCTGATCGTGCTGGAGTCGACCACCTATCCGGGAACCACCGAGGAGGTCGTACGGCCGCTCCTGGAGGAGTCCGGGCTGCGTGTCGGCGTCGACGTCGCGCTGGCGTTCTCGCCCGAGCGCATCGACCCCGGCAACACCGCGCACGGGCTGCGCACCACGCCGAAGGTGGTCGGCGGCTGCACGCCGTCCTGTGCGGCGCGCGCGGTCGCCTTCTACGGCAAGCTCGTCGACACCGTCGTCCAGGCGAAGGGCACCCGCGAGGCCGAGATGGCCAAGCTGCTGGAGAACACCTACCGGCATGTGAACATCGCCCTGGTCAACGAACTCGCCGTGATCAGCCACGAGTTGCATGTCGACCTGTGGGACGCGATCCGCTGCGCCGGCACGAAGCCGTTCGGCTTCCAGGCGTTCCGCCCCAGTCCCGGGGTCGGCGGACACTGCATCCCCATCGACCCCAACTACCTGTCGTACAAGGTGCGTTCCTCGCTCGGCTACGAGTTCCGTTTCGTGGAGCTCGCCCAGGAGATCAACCGGCGGATGCCGGAGTACGTGGTGCGCCGCGCCCAGGACCTCCTCAACACCGCCGGCCGTCCGCTGCACGGCTCCCGGGTGCTGCTGCTCGGCGTCACCTACAAGCCGGACGTGGCCGACCAGCGGGAGTCGCCGGCGCTGCCGGTGGCACGGCTGCTGCGGGAGCGGCAGGCCGAGGTCTGGTTCCACGACCCGCATGTGCGGGTGTGGTCCGTGGACGGGGCGAGCGTCCCGCGCGTGGACGACGTCATGGCGGCGGTGCGCGAGCACGACCTGACGATCCTGCTCCAGGACCACTCGGCCTACGACCTGCCGGCCCTGGGCGACACGGCCCGGATGCTGTTCGACACGCGGGGGCGGATCTTCCGGCCCGATGTCGAGGTGCTGTGA
- a CDS encoding glycosyltransferase yields the protein MRILVVTVVHHPEDARILHREIAALRQRGHKVVYAAPFAAREMTPRPYVEGVDLPRAAGRDRRAALRAARTLLAQRGPRADVVLLHDPELLLTLPGTLRRWRRGGRAPVTVWDVHEDTAAALVMKRWVPRPLRPPLRLAVRAVERLAERHLRLLLAEDAYQQRFRHTHPVVGNLATVPAEPPEPPGDDRVVYLGHLSRARGALELIETARLLGPDVHVEVIGAADPEVRDALTEADRDGVLRWHGYLPNDRALGLLSGALAGLSLLHDQPNYRHSRPTKVVEYMAHGVPVVTTPTPLATDLVERYGCGLVVPYGDPASAAEAVRHLRTDPDLRLRAATQGWEAALSDLNWSDHATEFVMCLESWVKEATAPPTPAMR from the coding sequence ATGCGGATACTCGTCGTCACCGTCGTCCACCACCCCGAGGACGCGCGGATCCTGCACCGGGAGATCGCCGCCCTGCGGCAGCGCGGCCACAAGGTCGTCTACGCGGCGCCGTTCGCGGCCCGGGAGATGACACCGCGACCGTACGTCGAGGGCGTGGACCTGCCCCGGGCCGCCGGCCGGGACCGCCGTGCGGCCCTGCGCGCGGCCCGCACGCTGCTCGCACAGCGGGGGCCCAGGGCGGATGTCGTCCTGCTGCACGACCCGGAGTTGCTGCTCACGCTGCCCGGCACCCTGCGCCGTTGGCGACGCGGCGGACGCGCCCCCGTCACCGTGTGGGACGTGCACGAGGACACGGCGGCGGCGCTGGTGATGAAACGCTGGGTGCCACGGCCGCTGCGGCCGCCGCTGCGACTGGCCGTACGGGCCGTGGAACGACTGGCGGAACGGCATCTGCGGCTGCTGCTCGCCGAGGACGCCTACCAGCAGCGCTTCCGCCACACCCACCCCGTCGTGGGGAACCTAGCGACGGTGCCGGCCGAGCCCCCAGAGCCGCCGGGCGACGACCGGGTCGTCTACCTCGGGCATCTGTCGCGGGCTCGCGGCGCTCTGGAGCTCATCGAAACGGCCCGGCTGCTGGGCCCCGACGTGCACGTCGAGGTGATCGGCGCGGCGGACCCCGAGGTGCGGGACGCACTCACCGAGGCCGACCGGGACGGCGTACTGCGCTGGCACGGCTACCTGCCCAACGACCGCGCCCTCGGCCTGCTCTCCGGCGCCCTGGCCGGCCTCTCCCTCCTGCACGACCAGCCCAACTACCGCCACTCACGGCCCACCAAGGTCGTGGAGTACATGGCCCACGGCGTCCCCGTCGTCACCACACCCACCCCCCTCGCGACCGACCTGGTCGAACGCTACGGTTGCGGCCTCGTCGTCCCCTACGGCGATCCCGCATCGGCGGCAGAGGCCGTACGACACCTGCGCACCGACCCTGACCTGCGCCTGCGCGCAGCCACGCAGGGGTGGGAGGCGGCGCTGTCGGACCTCAACTGGTCCGACCACGCCACCGAGTTCGTGATGTGCCTGGAGTCCTGGGTGAAGGAGGCGACCGCGCCCCCGACACCCGCCATGCGGTGA
- a CDS encoding TetR/AcrR family transcriptional regulator — MPEQESDTGLRARLVDVGVELVTREGVQALTLREIARRAGVSHGAPRRYFPTHLELLSAIARRGFGELTERAAEAAASSDGPAPAREQLTALGRVYLEFALGNPGMYELMFRHDLLESGHLGLRDTSLPLFGRLVDLVGQVRPDADSRLVAGALWANLHGIAQLWGWGSLQLATGADGFVPMLRSALEAHLGAESE; from the coding sequence ATGCCTGAGCAGGAATCCGATACGGGGCTGCGGGCCCGGCTGGTCGACGTCGGAGTGGAGCTGGTAACGCGGGAGGGCGTGCAGGCGCTCACTCTGCGGGAGATCGCCCGCCGGGCAGGCGTCTCGCACGGGGCGCCGCGCCGCTACTTCCCCACCCACCTGGAGCTGCTCTCGGCGATCGCCCGCCGCGGCTTCGGCGAGCTGACGGAGCGGGCTGCCGAGGCGGCGGCGAGCAGCGACGGTCCTGCGCCGGCACGAGAGCAGCTGACCGCACTGGGCCGCGTCTACCTGGAGTTCGCGCTCGGCAACCCCGGCATGTACGAGCTGATGTTCCGTCATGATCTGCTGGAGAGCGGCCACTTGGGGCTGCGGGACACCAGCCTCCCCCTCTTCGGCCGACTCGTGGATCTCGTCGGCCAGGTGCGCCCCGACGCCGACTCCCGTCTCGTCGCGGGGGCGCTGTGGGCCAACCTGCACGGCATCGCCCAGCTGTGGGGCTGGGGCAGCCTCCAACTCGCCACGGGCGCCGACGGCTTCGTACCTATGCTGCGGTCGGCCCTGGAAGCCCACCTCGGGGCGGAGAGCGAGTGA